TTTTATATAGTCAAAAAAAAGCAATATGAAACGAATTAATATGATGTAGCAGTACAATGTGCATATGAGAGTCCTGTGTAACCGTGGTGCTTGTCGTGGAGAATCAGGGTCTTAAAGAAGGATCGTTGTTCCCAATCAGACCTAGAACCACGGTCCCTCCTGGAAGGAGACGCGTCAGACGGCTCCTGTGCTAGCAAGAGCGGCCACCACGCCGTGGGCCATGTGGGCGACTTCAGTGCCCTGCGGCAGCAGATCCTGGAGGGGAAGGTCCTGGTGCAGGACATAGAGGCCGTTTTGCAGTGTTCCCTCAAATGTACCCTGCCGGGACCCGCAGGCACCCAGGTGAGTGCCGCTGCGAACTCCTGACCCCCGGGTAGACCAGCAAGCCGTTCTCTCACTACCCTCCGGTCTCGCCCTTTTCACACAGGCTCTGGACCACAGCGACCTAAGAGGCCTCCTGGGCAACACCAGAACTTTGCGGCAGATCCTGGAAGAGTCCAGCTCTCTGCTTAGAATGTTCTGGAGAGCAGCACTGCCCAGCAGCGAGGACTCTGCCCAGCAGGCCAAAAAGGTCAGTGCCCCGGCCAGATGGTCAAGCCCAGATCCGTGTGGCTCTTTCCAATTGTGTTTCTACTAAAAACACACACGACTCGCACTGCAGCACCTTTGCTGGTAGTATAATTGACTTCATATTGTTTATTGAGAACGAGTGCATGCCCACCGTTAGGAGGCCTCTGTCGGGTGGGTTTTCTCCTGGGATTTGTCTAACTGTGCATCCACTGGCACCAGGACCAGTCCATGAGAAACGAGATTCAGCAGCTCCACCAGAGGATTCGTGACCAGGAGGAGGCGCTGCAGGGCACCACAGAGAGGCTGCGAAGCAGCAACCGTAGCAAGGAGAACATGGAGCACTTCATTGTGAGCCAGTGTAAGTCCAACCCCACATCCCTCAGGATGGCTGAATGCCTGTCAGGGGCTTTCCAGCCATTACTGAGTCATCTTAGGCTAATTATGGAAGCCCCTCCCTGCCTTCCCTCCTTTGGCCTATTAAATTCACATTTCCCCCTAGTAAAATAGCAGGAGATATTCATAGTGGAGTGTGCTCTGATGCCTTCCAAGAAGAACTCTTACCCTGAACTCCTCCCTGACCTGGCCCCTGAGCTCCTCCCTGACCTGGCCCCTGAGCTCCTCCCTGACCTGGCCCCTGAGCTCCTCCCTGACCTGGCCCCTGAGCTCTTTCCTGACCTGGCCCCTGAGCTCTTCCCTGACCTGGCCCCTGAGCTCCTCCCTGACCTGGCCCCTGAGCTCTTTCCTGACCTGGCCCCTGAGCTCTTCCCTGACCTGGCCCCTGAGTTCCTCCCTGACCTGGCCCCTGAGCTCTTCCCTGACCTGGCCCCTGAGCTCTTCCCTGACCTGGCCCCTGAGTTCCTCCCTGACCTGGCCCCTGAATTCCTCCCTGACCTGGCCCCTGAGCTCTTCCCTGACCTGGCCCCTGAGCTCTTCCCTGACCTGGCCCCTGAGCTCCTCCCTGACCTGGCCCCTGAGTTCCTCCCTGACCTGGCCCCTGAGTTCCTCCCTGACCTGGCCCCTGAGTTCCTCCCTGACCTGGCCCCTGAGTTCCTCCCTGACCTGGCCCCTGAGCTCTTCCCTGACCTGGCCCCTGAGCTCTTCCCTGAGCAAAGGTTGCTCTTGGTTAGCAATAGAGGGCTGCACGGGAATGGGGAACGTAGTAATACCACGGATATATGCGGTAATCCACTGGAATGGGGATTAAAATAAAAGTATTCCTGGGGTAACAGTGGGAATGGAGATGATCTTTACTGTATTCCCGTGAGGATAGTAATAAAATGTATGGTAACACCACGGTAATGGTAATGAAATTGTTCCTCTGTGCATATTCTTAGATCGGCTATAAAGTCACAGACATGTTTAATTTTACACTGCACTGTTGACGTGTTGGTGCACGCAGGGAGGGGGTGATTTTCATGCATGCGGGGGTGGGATAGGTACAGTTTGGATGTTGGCGGGGACGGATGGGGATAGATATCATCCCGTGTGACTCTCTAGTAGATTCGTATCCCTCAGGTGCAAATTCAATCAGCCTGGTTGGAGTCTGGCAACTACTGAACCTCCCCAGCACTCCTAATCACAGAACCAACCATGTCTCAAACTGACGTggcgtgtctatgtgtgtgtgaaagagagAGGCTGGGTACAGATGGCACTGCGTTGTCACCAGTAATAACGTCTAACTTCTTCCTGTACTCCACTACAGTATCGAGGACACGCAGTGTTCTGAAAAAGGCCCGGACAAACCTGGAGGTAAGCTTCAATAATCAGTATATTCAAACTTAGAGCTTATAAATCCCGTTGGAGGGGAAATTTGAAGGATGCTGTATGATCAGTGTATAATGATATGCTGATGCTGTATGATCAGTCTATATTGATGGAGCAGTTTTTGGCCGGaaaaggagttttttttttagacaGTCTGTATCAGAGGTGTCAAACTCACTCTATGGGGAGCTCTGCATGTTGTGGTTTTTCTGATTTGCGTCTCCAAAATCACCAAAATACCAGGAACCACTTGCTAGTTTGAGATGAGTGGTTGGAGCTGAAAGCAGCATGCGACTGGCCCTCCATAGACTGAGTGGGGGCCGTTGCCGGTTGTTCACCTCTGCTCTTTCTGTACCCTCTGATCTTTGACCCCTTTCCTGCTATTTTTTCTCTTCCCCTCTGTTTTCCTATTGAATATATCCAGAAGAACGAGTACAAGCTTTCCGCCCTaagttcctcctcttcctctcccgACCCCGGTAAAGGTAcggcatgcaggcttctcctgcGCCGTAGCTAGacgtgtcacttcctgtcactTGTCGCTGCTTCCCATGACAGGAATAACCGCTCGCGTCTATAAGTGGCTGCCTCGCTAGTGGTACGCGCTAACTTTTAACTGGCTAAACGTCGAGATCTTGTGAAGTTGGATGCTGAGTTCAGAGTTCAGGAAATAGGATATGCTGTGAAGGCCTGTCACACTGGGACGTCAGCCTGAGCTTGTGGTTGCTTACGTGCTCACAACAGACTCCGATAAGCTGTAGGTGTCTGTGGAGGCCGGCTATTCCTCAGGAAGCATGGGCGTGCTAACCAAGCATGATGAAGCCGCTGGGGGCCTGTGTCACAAAGCCAGATAACATGTTAGagttaaggtagtctgggctaaatataagtgaacGAAGATAAGGTCCATTTAAACTAGGGCAACTTAAatccagttattattattattgagaatagtattattattattattattattattttttgataATGTTGTTTGGTAATACGTAAGAGAGCCTACAATATTCCGTATTgagatctttttttttccaaaaataaaactatgagatagatagatagatagatagatagatagatagatagatgccgTTATGAACAGGAGTTCTGTTAAAAACGGTTTCCTTGCACTTTTGGATGTTTGATGTCGCTGCTGTTTGCGCCTTAACTTCTCCGCAGAGATTAATAAagtttatctgtctgtctgtcttctgatgcATTCTTCCCGTCCTCTTTCCTAGCTGAAGGTGCAAGAATCCCCTGGGAAGCCCGCCGCTCAGACTGTGGATCTGTGACatatcgccccctgcaggcagtcAGTCAGCAGGTTGTCAGGAAGCGCACTGGGCAGCGTTTTCTTCCAGTGGCGGCTCACTGATGAGTTCCCAATCGAGGCCTTTTTTGATCAGAGCAAAGACCCTTTGTCTTTTGTAATCGCAGTTGGCCAAAGTAATTGACGAACATTGTTTGGCAAAAccattttgcttttgtttttgagATCAGAGGATCAGAGACTTTTGCTGTTTGAAAAGTGTGCATTTTGTGCACACAGGCGTGTTGTCTTCTATACCTGCCAGCTCGCAGATTATTTCATGTATTTGCATGTTGTTATATGGTTTGTATGGAATAAGGATATTTTAAGTTGGCAAGGTTCCCCTACCATAGAAAGGTATTTTCTGTTTGACACATAATAGCTGAAGATACTGAATATGTAGGATTTTTTTCTGAAAGCACCAAAACACCTTTACACTCAAATATTGATAATGTAACTTTTATTAACATTTATAAATGggtttcgccaccatttaaaaataaatggcgTGGAGAAGAGCCCCAAAAGTCATTTGTAGAGTACAATATTCAAGATTAGCATGTGGAATGAGTGCTGTTTGTCAACTGGTATTACACCGGCTATGCCTGACACTGGAACTAAGTGTTATTTTAAGACCGTCAGTGCAATATAAATGAACTACAGCTCACTCTGTAATCTATGTTCATTGGAATATAGTTTTTATGAGGGGGGGCAGTGGTACTGTGAAAAAGGAAAAGCTGTTTGTGTAACGAAATCTGCAATGttgttcttgttttgttttatctTTCCTGGTACCCATCAGTATGTGAAGCACCGGCTATCACCATTAGCCACTGGCTTCACGCCACCTCCGACATCCTGGTGGAGAAATGTCTTTGATGAAATTTTAACTAGAAGTCTGAGCAGGGAGGCGGTAACCATTAGTCGTTTGGTCCATTTATCGGGATTGACTAGGTATTGTTTAGTGTGCACTTGTCTTTATAGATGGAccaaacattttatttaatgtatATAATTTGCACACTTCACAAATAAGAGT
This genomic interval from Brienomyrus brachyistius isolate T26 chromosome 21, BBRACH_0.4, whole genome shotgun sequence contains the following:
- the LOC125716483 gene encoding diacylglycerol kinase kappa-like isoform X2, producing the protein MPSKKNSYPELLPDLAPELLPDLAPELLPDLAPELLPDLAPELFPDLAPELFPDLAPELLPDLAPELFPDLAPELFPDLAPEFLPDLAPELFPDLAPELFPDLAPEFLPDLAPEFLPDLAPELFPDLAPELFPDLAPELLPDLAPELFPEQRLLLVSNRGLHGNGERSNTTDICGNPLEWGLK
- the LOC125716483 gene encoding diacylglycerol kinase kappa-like isoform X3, which translates into the protein MPSKKNSYPELLPDLAPELLPDLAPELLPDLAPELLPDLAPELFPDLAPELFPDLAPELLPDLAPELFPDLAPELFPDLAPEFLPDLAPELFPDLAPELFPDLAPEFLPDLAPELFPDLAPELLPDLAPELFPEQRLLLVSNRGLHGNGERSNTTDICGNPLEWGLK
- the LOC125716483 gene encoding diacylglycerol kinase kappa-like isoform X1, with protein sequence MPSKKNSYPELLPDLAPELLPDLAPELLPDLAPELLPDLAPELFPDLAPELFPDLAPELLPDLAPELFPDLAPELFPDLAPEFLPDLAPELFPDLAPELFPDLAPEFLPDLAPELFPDLAPELLPDLAPEFLPDLAPEFLPDLAPEFLPDLAPEFLPDLAPELFPDLAPELFPEQRLLLVSNRGLHGNGERSNTTDICGNPLEWGLK